The following proteins come from a genomic window of Nostoc sp. ATCC 53789:
- the tilS gene encoding tRNA lysidine(34) synthetase TilS yields MVWTPLHAKIHRTIRSRHLFERNQRLLIAVSGGQDSLCLIKLLLDLQSKWGWYLGIAHCDHRWRSDSQANAHHVENLAETWGISFYLETANEPINSEAAARDWRYQALSAIAQANNYQYIVTGHTASDRAETLLYNLIRGTGADGLQALTWQRPLTTGIMLVRPLLEVTRIQTEQFCQEFKLPIWEDSTNQNLQYARNRIRQELLPYLRENFNPQVESALAQTAELLQAEVEYLEKAAQQLRERALGIGDEEDALIPLLPLRLNRRVLQKASLALQRRVMRQVLQQILTDAASFEHIEKLTALITAPNRSQTDPFPGGAIAQVEGDWIYLK; encoded by the coding sequence ATGGTATGGACTCCTCTACACGCAAAAATACATCGCACCATCCGATCGCGCCACTTGTTTGAGCGCAACCAGCGACTATTAATCGCTGTCTCCGGCGGACAAGATTCTTTGTGTTTAATAAAATTACTTTTAGATTTACAATCCAAATGGGGATGGTATTTAGGTATTGCTCACTGCGACCATCGTTGGCGTTCTGACTCTCAAGCTAATGCTCATCACGTTGAAAACCTAGCTGAAACTTGGGGTATATCTTTTTATTTAGAAACGGCGAACGAACCTATAAATAGTGAGGCTGCTGCACGCGATTGGCGCTATCAAGCTTTAAGTGCGATCGCTCAAGCAAATAATTATCAGTATATAGTTACAGGACACACCGCCAGCGATCGCGCCGAAACTCTCCTCTACAACTTAATTCGGGGTACTGGTGCTGATGGTTTACAAGCCCTGACTTGGCAACGCCCTCTGACTACAGGCATTATGCTAGTACGCCCACTTTTAGAAGTCACTCGAATACAAACAGAGCAATTTTGTCAAGAGTTTAAATTGCCAATTTGGGAAGATTCCACTAATCAAAATTTGCAATATGCCCGCAACCGCATTCGCCAAGAGTTGTTACCATATTTACGGGAAAATTTCAATCCCCAAGTAGAATCAGCCTTAGCTCAAACAGCAGAACTTCTCCAAGCAGAAGTAGAATATCTCGAAAAAGCTGCCCAGCAGTTGCGGGAAAGGGCTTTGGGCATAGGGGATGAAGAAGATGCCCTTATTCCTCTTCTTCCCTTACGGTTAAATCGTCGGGTATTACAGAAAGCATCATTGGCACTGCAACGTCGTGTGATGCGTCAGGTGTTGCAGCAAATACTTACTGATGCAGCGAGTTTTGAACACATTGAGAAATTAACGGCTTTAATTACAGCGCCAAACCGTTCGCAAACCGATCCATTTCCTGGTGGTGCGATCGCTCAAGTAGAAGGAGACTGGATTTATTTAAAATAG
- a CDS encoding chemotaxis protein CheW: MVSKPDFLSGSGQDHFRPELQVESPEGELHLRFYIPSHQEFALQATGIREVIELSPDRITPIPNASPLLLGTLNLRGRVIWVADLGQFLGEASALNTDRAEISVIAIEEQDTIVGLAVEEIGGMDWLDVQNLMPPTGVPDTMVPFLRGEWLLSTKNNQCLRLLDQMAIVRSARWAG, encoded by the coding sequence ATGGTCAGCAAACCGGACTTTTTAAGTGGTAGCGGTCAAGACCACTTCCGACCAGAATTACAAGTGGAAAGTCCTGAAGGTGAGTTACATTTGAGATTTTACATTCCCTCGCATCAGGAGTTTGCACTACAAGCAACTGGCATCCGGGAGGTAATTGAACTAAGTCCTGATAGAATCACCCCGATTCCTAATGCTTCTCCTTTACTTTTGGGTACTCTAAATTTACGAGGTCGAGTTATTTGGGTGGCTGATTTGGGTCAATTTCTGGGGGAAGCAAGTGCATTAAACACGGATAGAGCAGAAATTTCGGTGATTGCCATCGAGGAGCAAGACACAATAGTGGGTTTAGCAGTAGAGGAAATCGGTGGTATGGACTGGTTGGATGTCCAGAATCTTATGCCACCAACTGGTGTTCCAGATACTATGGTTCCCTTTCTACGTGGAGAGTGGTTACTAAGTACCAAAAATAATCAGTGTCTACGACTGCTCGATCAAATGGCAATTGTACGGAGTGCTAGGTGGGCAGGATGA
- the hmpF gene encoding pilus motility taxis protein HmpF encodes MLYLAEVQKQKGGLLSGSGKTELKLLACQRTDQNWSTVSEEVIAAEDASKLNDGALVLVELNPNRQVQRIQEAGRPLVNILQNFSRQLEKFKLKEDEIDQWKQSLTFQAQELNRREMDMEVRSEQLQNMEEELQQLEQQKQEVDTSRQEIERLQTEVERNRLELEGAWEHLRGEQRRLEERQADFKQGTVLDEEQSRVMSELLDRLSSRVAPTETVREHLHLAFEFVEKQQATLNPHWQKLEEQKTAIAQQQEEVERLSQTFSDRQNALQEAQNTLVQQTAQLQINTADLTSKQEYARIIKEQLRNAEELYQQIHSIAATSSDVVLGQQANVEALDKMPLEELQKIVQDLQHKLEIDATFVHDQEQELEYKQEAIEELQNKLSQASDQDHINLELELTDEKDLYQMLNSSLVGQRRNMLQHQKFLKQHQAVLLRRQGHTVVEEHDGNKVNLEPVLLQIETQRQQYSQEIQKLEREIDQIRSGVELNQGMIDNQTHDLDEKRQELKAIEENLLSLRRTTAECCGRVNLYQEALQPIQDSLDGLRQKLQGIAESLDKFQETGDHQVQAIAQLRHTLQGLMPQPELLAS; translated from the coding sequence GTGCTGTATTTAGCAGAAGTACAAAAACAGAAAGGTGGTTTACTCAGTGGCAGCGGCAAAACTGAATTGAAACTGCTAGCTTGTCAGCGAACTGACCAGAATTGGAGTACTGTGTCGGAAGAAGTGATTGCTGCTGAGGACGCAAGCAAATTAAATGATGGCGCTTTGGTACTGGTTGAACTGAATCCAAATCGTCAAGTGCAGCGAATTCAAGAAGCAGGGCGGCCACTAGTCAATATTTTGCAGAATTTTTCCCGCCAATTGGAGAAATTTAAGCTCAAGGAAGATGAAATCGATCAGTGGAAACAGTCGTTAACGTTTCAGGCGCAAGAGTTGAATCGCCGTGAAATGGATATGGAAGTACGCTCAGAACAGTTGCAAAACATGGAAGAGGAGTTGCAACAACTAGAGCAGCAAAAACAAGAAGTTGACACATCTCGCCAGGAAATTGAACGGTTACAAACAGAAGTTGAACGCAACCGCCTAGAATTGGAAGGCGCTTGGGAACATTTGCGGGGTGAGCAGCGCCGTCTAGAGGAACGTCAAGCAGATTTTAAACAGGGGACGGTTTTGGATGAAGAGCAAAGTCGGGTAATGAGTGAGTTACTCGATCGCTTATCTAGTCGCGTAGCTCCCACAGAAACAGTCAGGGAACACCTGCATCTGGCTTTTGAATTCGTGGAAAAGCAGCAAGCGACTCTAAACCCGCACTGGCAAAAACTAGAAGAACAAAAAACAGCGATCGCACAACAGCAAGAAGAAGTGGAGCGGTTGTCACAAACATTTAGCGATCGCCAAAATGCATTGCAAGAAGCACAAAATACTCTAGTTCAGCAAACAGCCCAGTTGCAAATAAATACAGCTGACCTGACTAGCAAGCAAGAGTATGCCCGGATAATCAAAGAGCAGTTACGAAACGCTGAAGAGTTATATCAACAAATTCACTCTATAGCTGCAACGTCTAGTGATGTAGTTCTCGGTCAGCAAGCGAATGTGGAAGCTTTGGATAAAATGCCTTTAGAAGAACTACAAAAGATAGTCCAAGACTTGCAGCATAAACTGGAAATAGATGCTACCTTTGTTCACGATCAGGAACAAGAACTGGAATATAAACAAGAAGCTATAGAAGAACTGCAAAATAAATTAAGCCAAGCATCTGACCAGGATCACATCAATTTGGAACTGGAATTAACAGATGAAAAAGACCTCTATCAGATGCTAAACTCCAGTTTGGTGGGACAACGCCGCAATATGTTACAGCATCAGAAGTTTCTCAAGCAACACCAAGCTGTATTACTACGGCGACAAGGACATACTGTTGTTGAGGAACATGATGGTAATAAAGTCAATTTAGAACCAGTTCTGTTACAAATTGAAACCCAGAGACAACAATATTCCCAGGAAATCCAAAAGCTAGAACGTGAAATCGATCAAATCCGTTCTGGTGTTGAGCTAAATCAGGGAATGATTGACAATCAAACCCACGATTTGGATGAAAAGCGCCAAGAACTAAAAGCGATCGAAGAAAATTTGCTTTCCCTGCGAAGAACAACTGCTGAATGTTGTGGTCGAGTGAATCTTTATCAAGAAGCACTACAACCAATTCAGGATTCTCTTGATGGCTTACGGCAAAAGCTGCAAGGAATTGCAGAATCTTTGGATAAATTCCAGGAAACTGGCGATCATCAAGTCCAAGCGATCGCCCAGTTGCGCCACACTCTCCAAGGTTTAATGCCTCAGCCAGAATTATTAGCGTCTTAA
- a CDS encoding response regulator, with protein sequence MQGNLSEIDICSILQLIALGQRTGQLWVEAHSSHHNNKLSGEGANIYRPKQQSWFVFFLNGQIIYCREGESNLSRINDYLRHYRVEMRLTDKQIASLPSTDSPEYAYLWALLERNIINPKIAGSIIHGLVHETLFDLLSLHQGNFIFHQGAALAPQLNTFEIAPFVTKITKQVQEWKELYPHIQSPEQLPVLSDKVQLQSSLPEATVEKLQHWADGKTSLRQLARYLNRDILTVAKAIYPYVQQSWLQLVYSATTKPDTHNENWELKGKHRGRIVCIDDAIAIGETINSILQPQGYEAIALTNPLEALSLVFQLKPDLILCDIAMLELEGYEVCAMLRHSTAFRLTPIIMLTGKDGFIDRVKASMVGATDYLTKPFTDTELLMIVEKYLKIEFYENGE encoded by the coding sequence ATGCAGGGAAATTTAAGTGAAATTGATATTTGCAGTATCCTGCAATTGATTGCGTTGGGACAACGAACTGGACAACTATGGGTAGAAGCTCATAGCTCTCACCATAACAACAAGCTGAGTGGAGAGGGAGCAAACATTTATCGCCCCAAACAACAGTCTTGGTTCGTCTTTTTCCTCAATGGTCAAATTATCTATTGCCGAGAAGGTGAGAGTAATTTATCCAGAATTAACGATTATTTACGTCATTATCGAGTCGAGATGCGACTCACCGACAAACAGATTGCCTCTCTACCATCAACCGACTCACCAGAGTATGCCTATCTGTGGGCACTTTTGGAGCGAAATATTATCAACCCCAAGATAGCTGGTAGTATCATTCACGGCTTGGTGCATGAAACTCTCTTTGATCTGCTGAGTTTACACCAAGGGAACTTCATTTTCCATCAGGGTGCGGCACTTGCCCCACAATTAAACACTTTCGAGATTGCTCCATTTGTTACAAAAATTACGAAGCAGGTGCAAGAGTGGAAAGAACTCTATCCGCACATTCAGTCTCCCGAACAATTGCCAGTGCTATCTGACAAAGTTCAGCTACAATCATCGCTACCAGAAGCAACTGTAGAGAAATTACAACATTGGGCTGATGGTAAAACATCCTTGCGTCAACTGGCTCGCTATCTCAACCGAGATATTTTGACAGTTGCTAAGGCAATATATCCTTATGTGCAACAGAGTTGGCTCCAACTAGTATATTCAGCCACAACTAAACCAGATACCCACAATGAGAACTGGGAATTGAAGGGAAAACACAGGGGGCGGATAGTATGTATTGACGATGCGATCGCCATCGGTGAGACTATAAATTCGATCTTACAACCACAAGGCTATGAAGCGATCGCTCTCACCAATCCCTTAGAAGCACTGAGTCTGGTTTTTCAACTCAAACCGGATTTAATTTTGTGCGACATCGCTATGTTGGAATTGGAGGGGTACGAGGTTTGCGCCATGTTGCGACATTCCACAGCATTTCGGCTCACACCGATTATCATGCTTACTGGTAAAGATGGATTTATTGATCGAGTCAAAGCTAGTATGGTCGGGGCAACAGATTATTTAACAAAACCATTTACCGACACTGAATTACTCATGATTGTAGAGAAATATCTCAAAATAGAATTCTATGAAAATGGGGAGTAG
- the ccsB gene encoding c-type cytochrome biogenesis protein CcsB, with protein MNLVVLQNWLDNASFAILFLTMLVYWGGAAFPNLPYLAALGTAGMAIANLCMATLLGARWIEAGYFPLSNLYESLFFLTWGITTVHLIAESSSRSRLVGVVTAPVAMLIAAFATMTLPSQMQASEPLVPALKSNWLMMHVSVMMLSYSALMVGALLAIAFLIVTRGQNIQLQGSSVGTGGYRSNGYRLHKAAELISQPPAPSAENNGFARFESSSNGNGNANTAVLNLVTTSEPQTVASAEPLSPQRLSLAETLDNISYRIIGLGFPLLTIGIIAGGVWANEAWGSYWSWDPKETWALITWLVFAAYLHARITRGWQGRRPAILAATGFVVVWICYLGVNLLGKGLHSYGWFF; from the coding sequence ATGAATCTGGTTGTACTCCAGAACTGGCTGGACAATGCCTCCTTTGCCATATTATTCCTAACAATGCTGGTGTATTGGGGAGGAGCGGCTTTTCCGAATCTGCCTTATCTAGCCGCTTTGGGGACAGCTGGGATGGCGATCGCTAATTTGTGTATGGCGACTCTACTAGGGGCAAGATGGATAGAAGCTGGTTACTTTCCCCTAAGTAATCTCTATGAATCCCTGTTTTTCTTAACTTGGGGAATTACCACTGTCCATCTAATTGCTGAAAGTAGTAGCCGTAGCCGCTTAGTAGGAGTTGTTACAGCTCCGGTGGCAATGTTGATCGCTGCTTTTGCGACAATGACATTACCATCCCAGATGCAAGCGTCAGAACCCCTAGTACCTGCCTTGAAGTCAAATTGGCTGATGATGCATGTCAGCGTCATGATGTTGAGTTATTCTGCTTTGATGGTGGGTGCATTATTAGCGATCGCTTTTCTGATTGTCACTCGCGGTCAAAACATCCAACTACAAGGTAGTTCTGTAGGTACTGGTGGCTATCGCAGTAACGGCTACCGCTTACACAAAGCAGCTGAACTAATTTCTCAACCACCAGCCCCTTCTGCTGAAAATAACGGCTTTGCTCGTTTTGAAAGTAGTAGCAACGGCAACGGTAACGCTAATACCGCCGTTTTGAATTTAGTAACTACTTCTGAACCTCAAACCGTAGCATCAGCCGAACCTCTTTCACCTCAGCGCCTTAGCCTTGCCGAAACCCTCGACAACATCAGCTATCGCATCATCGGACTCGGATTTCCCTTATTGACAATTGGCATTATTGCCGGTGGCGTTTGGGCTAATGAAGCTTGGGGTTCTTACTGGAGTTGGGACCCTAAAGAAACTTGGGCATTAATCACCTGGTTGGTGTTCGCCGCCTATCTCCACGCCCGAATCACTCGCGGTTGGCAAGGCCGCCGTCCCGCAATTTTAGCTGCCACTGGCTTTGTTGTTGTTTGGATTTGCTATCTCGGTGTGAATCTTTTGGGTAAAGGTTTGCATTCTTACGGCTGGTTTTTTTAA
- a CDS encoding KGK domain-containing protein → MEDGFERLNHDEVVSIEPDTFNKLNIAKTFKVRDLITAIKEYIGAEETDEVNLYTQGLNCEVLQFSTQGWKKGKVRLALEFCPDESESPLDEIFQKLKQVEK, encoded by the coding sequence ATGGAAGATGGATTTGAGAGACTTAATCACGATGAAGTTGTGTCTATAGAACCAGACACCTTTAATAAATTAAATATTGCTAAAACTTTTAAAGTCCGTGATTTGATTACCGCAATTAAGGAATATATTGGAGCGGAAGAAACAGACGAAGTAAATTTGTATACCCAAGGATTAAATTGTGAAGTTTTGCAATTTAGTACTCAGGGATGGAAAAAAGGAAAAGTTAGACTTGCTTTAGAATTTTGTCCTGATGAATCTGAGTCCCCGCTTGATGAGATTTTTCAAAAGCTCAAACAAGTAGAAAAATAA
- a CDS encoding KGK domain-containing protein — MNDEWEPLNPEKDVVHFHQEAFENLPRTQIVFQLLKEVKKIWEKHCTSSGSRVFDEGFECYVLIPGQQWRRGKIRVRLEFCPDETEIEEKQENNRLDINPESSPLDDLRQQLKEGEN; from the coding sequence ATGAATGATGAATGGGAACCTCTAAATCCTGAAAAAGATGTTGTGCATTTTCACCAAGAAGCGTTTGAAAATTTACCCCGCACTCAAATAGTCTTTCAGCTTTTAAAGGAAGTAAAAAAAATTTGGGAAAAGCACTGTACCTCATCAGGTTCAAGAGTCTTTGACGAAGGATTTGAATGTTATGTTTTAATACCTGGTCAACAATGGCGGAGAGGTAAAATTAGAGTCCGCCTAGAATTTTGCCCTGATGAAACTGAAATTGAAGAAAAACAAGAAAATAATCGCTTAGATATCAATCCAGAAAGTTCTCCGCTCGATGACCTTCGTCAGCAACTCAAGGAAGGTGAAAATTAA
- a CDS encoding response regulator yields MSTVLIVEDSIAQREMITDLLKATGLTVTHASDGLEALEAIQIAPPDLVVLDIVMPRMNGYEVCRRLKSDPKTQNVPVVMCSSKGEEFDRYWGMKQGADAYIAKPFQPTELVGTVKQLLRG; encoded by the coding sequence ATGAGTACAGTTCTGATTGTGGAAGACAGTATCGCGCAAAGGGAGATGATTACAGACCTCCTAAAAGCAACTGGCCTAACAGTTACCCATGCCAGCGATGGATTAGAAGCATTGGAGGCAATCCAAATAGCACCTCCCGATTTAGTGGTGTTAGATATTGTCATGCCCCGGATGAACGGCTACGAAGTTTGTCGGCGGTTAAAATCCGATCCCAAAACCCAAAATGTCCCGGTGGTGATGTGTTCTTCCAAAGGCGAAGAATTTGATCGCTACTGGGGCATGAAGCAGGGTGCAGATGCCTACATAGCCAAACCGTTTCAACCAACCGAGTTGGTAGGAACAGTCAAACAACTGCTGCGAGGATAA
- a CDS encoding methyl-accepting chemotaxis protein has product MAASIDNYEPTYQQAMTAYVQRNYEVAATLVDQVVQNLPNDPNTHLLRGHIYYVLQQYDVAKEEYQQVLSLTNEQEIIGFANNGIENINQYLQSFGGQIDTSGSQEQINSSEMSDPLAYSEPELEDLEASEEFDSNNLDLNFFGEPQETVDGVTELSSNSPFDIPTEDSIGMGKISDSSIAFGDDPFALDEESEEQNLNSSSYEEKTELDLPAFWQEDISEESHEESLVNSQFSENEINRDHGNSAIDNNNSSSFNSQTSSSENNFSDLLSEPKSSESRIGNLEYNKSNFGDETLLIVVEEQPINSSTTTNNNSRYDLPETEAHDWLKSQNLEAEQDFQPESSDNYSSFKSDIPLKEKQMKSSEIISKNSFDDENFDMEAFESAFGSDGLSSYEDSNNILNGENSKSNIDFLDDFEEFDDLGNIPGFDLIEEDSNFGDAAMYSAPAETSGSVRQSTDTSGSNAADREEELFSMTGSHEGVPVFSQTDVSKLEPNVSVEQGWLAPLENASIERKQWLIAGSVGIVSALVVATVSFVATTFSPAQQRESVRNTGWAMSLAAGIAGFTTAGFMGNLALKQIRRTTNDLQAQFEAVRQGNLNAQATVFSEDELGHLSTGFNEMARVIFTTTSEAQRKADEQEEAKENLQRQVIRLLDDVEGAARGDLTVQAEVTADVLGAVADAFNLTIQNLRDIVQQVKVAAKDVTKGATNSETFARALSSDALRQAEELAVTLNSVQVMTDSIQRVAEAAREAETVARDASTIALQGGEAVENTVAGILEIRETVAETTRKVKRLAESSQEISKIVALISQIASRTNLLALNASIEAARAGEAGRGFAIVADEVRQLADKSAKSLKEIEQIVMQIQSETGSVMTAMEEGTQQVIKGTKLAEEAKRSLENIIQVANRIDILVRSITSDTVEQTETSRAVAHVMQSVELTAQETSQEAQRVSGALQHLVGVSRDLIASVERFRVETMETR; this is encoded by the coding sequence ATGGCAGCAAGTATTGATAATTACGAACCAACATATCAACAGGCGATGACCGCCTATGTTCAAAGGAATTATGAGGTTGCCGCCACTTTAGTTGATCAAGTGGTGCAAAATCTACCAAATGACCCCAACACTCATTTGTTAAGGGGTCACATCTACTATGTTTTGCAACAGTACGATGTTGCAAAAGAAGAATATCAACAGGTATTAAGCTTGACTAACGAACAAGAAATTATTGGTTTTGCCAATAATGGAATTGAGAATATCAATCAATATTTACAGTCATTCGGTGGACAGATTGATACATCAGGAAGTCAAGAGCAGATAAATTCCTCAGAGATGTCCGATCCACTGGCATATAGCGAACCAGAATTAGAAGATTTGGAAGCTAGTGAGGAGTTTGACAGTAATAACCTTGATTTGAACTTTTTTGGAGAGCCTCAAGAAACTGTGGATGGGGTTACAGAACTATCTTCAAATAGTCCATTTGACATCCCCACAGAAGATAGTATTGGAATGGGAAAAATCTCAGATTCTTCTATAGCTTTTGGTGACGACCCTTTTGCTTTGGATGAAGAATCAGAGGAACAAAATTTAAATAGCAGTAGTTATGAGGAAAAAACAGAATTAGATTTGCCTGCTTTTTGGCAGGAAGATATTTCCGAAGAGAGCCATGAAGAATCATTAGTAAATAGTCAATTTTCAGAGAACGAGATAAATCGCGATCATGGAAATTCAGCTATTGACAATAATAATTCTTCATCTTTTAATTCACAAACTAGTAGTAGCGAAAATAATTTCTCTGATTTGTTGAGTGAGCCAAAGTCTTCAGAGTCTAGGATTGGGAACTTAGAATATAATAAATCTAATTTTGGAGACGAGACTTTACTTATTGTTGTTGAAGAACAACCTATAAATAGTTCGACAACTACAAATAACAATAGTAGATATGATTTGCCTGAAACCGAAGCACATGATTGGTTGAAGTCACAAAATTTGGAAGCAGAGCAAGATTTTCAACCAGAATCATCTGATAATTATTCATCTTTTAAGAGCGATATCCCTCTGAAAGAAAAGCAGATGAAATCAAGTGAAATCATCAGCAAAAATAGCTTTGATGATGAAAATTTTGATATGGAAGCATTTGAGTCTGCCTTTGGCTCAGATGGTTTAAGTTCTTATGAAGACTCAAACAATATACTGAATGGAGAAAATTCTAAGAGCAATATTGACTTTTTAGATGACTTTGAAGAATTTGACGATTTAGGAAACATTCCAGGGTTTGACCTGATCGAAGAAGATTCTAACTTCGGTGATGCAGCAATGTATTCTGCTCCAGCAGAAACTAGTGGCAGTGTACGTCAAAGCACGGATACTTCTGGAAGCAATGCAGCCGATCGCGAAGAGGAACTATTTTCGATGACTGGTTCCCATGAAGGAGTTCCAGTCTTTAGCCAAACAGATGTCTCGAAACTAGAACCCAACGTTAGCGTCGAGCAAGGCTGGTTAGCACCATTAGAAAATGCTTCTATAGAACGGAAACAATGGTTGATTGCTGGAAGTGTGGGCATTGTCTCAGCGCTAGTTGTAGCCACAGTTAGCTTTGTCGCCACCACATTTTCGCCAGCCCAACAACGTGAATCAGTACGAAACACAGGTTGGGCAATGTCCCTAGCAGCAGGAATTGCCGGTTTTACCACCGCAGGCTTTATGGGAAATCTTGCACTCAAACAAATTCGGCGCACAACCAATGATCTGCAAGCTCAGTTTGAAGCTGTACGCCAAGGAAATTTGAATGCTCAAGCCACAGTGTTTTCTGAAGATGAATTGGGGCATTTATCCACTGGCTTTAATGAAATGGCGCGGGTAATTTTCACAACGACAAGTGAAGCCCAACGGAAAGCTGATGAACAAGAGGAAGCCAAGGAAAACCTGCAACGTCAGGTGATTCGCCTTTTGGATGATGTGGAAGGAGCTGCTAGAGGCGATTTAACAGTCCAAGCTGAAGTGACAGCCGACGTACTAGGAGCCGTAGCCGATGCTTTTAACCTGACAATTCAAAACCTGCGAGATATTGTGCAACAGGTAAAAGTGGCAGCGAAGGATGTAACAAAAGGTGCAACCAACTCTGAAACCTTTGCTAGAGCCTTATCTAGTGATGCTTTGCGTCAAGCAGAAGAGTTAGCAGTAACGCTGAATTCTGTACAGGTAATGACCGACTCGATTCAGCGAGTCGCAGAGGCGGCGCGGGAAGCTGAAACCGTTGCTCGTGATGCTAGTACGATCGCTCTCCAAGGTGGTGAAGCGGTAGAAAATACCGTCGCAGGTATTTTGGAAATTCGAGAAACCGTTGCCGAAACCACTCGCAAAGTGAAGCGGTTGGCGGAATCTTCTCAAGAAATTTCTAAAATTGTGGCGTTGATTTCGCAGATTGCTTCCAGAACCAACTTGTTAGCACTCAATGCTAGTATTGAGGCGGCAAGAGCGGGAGAAGCTGGACGCGGGTTTGCGATCGTAGCAGATGAAGTGCGCCAGTTAGCAGATAAATCTGCCAAATCCCTGAAGGAAATTGAACAAATTGTGATGCAAATCCAAAGCGAAACAGGTTCTGTAATGACCGCGATGGAAGAAGGCACACAACAAGTAATTAAAGGGACAAAATTGGCAGAAGAAGCCAAGCGATCGCTCGAAAATATTATTCAAGTGGCGAATCGTATTGATATTCTTGTGCGCTCTATTACCAGCGACACTGTGGAACAGACTGAAACCTCCCGCGCTGTCGCTCACGTAATGCAATCAGTAGAACTAACTGCACAAGAAACTTCCCAGGAAGCACAGCGAGTTTCAGGTGCCCTACAACACTTAGTAGGTGTATCCCGTGACTTGATCGCCTCCGTTGAACGTTTCCGAGTGGAAACGATGGAAACCAGATAA